CGTGTGGTACTCGGCGATGATCGGCTCGAACTGCTCGAGGAACGCTTCGCACTTTTGCAGCCAGCCGCGCGGCAGGTCGGCCGTGGCGCCGCCGACGGTGAGATAGCTGTAGGTCAGCCGGGCGCCGCACGCTTCTTCGAACAAATCGAGGATCTTCTCCCGTTCGCGGAACGCGTACAGGAACGGGCTGAAGGTCCCCAGATCGAGCCCGTAGGCCCCCATCCCCACCAGATGGCTGGCGATGCGCCCCATCTCGGCGATGATCACCCGCAGGTGCCGCCCCTTCTCCGGCGGCTCGTACTTGAGCAGCTTCTCGACGGCCAGGGCCCAGCCGAGATTCATGTTCATCGCCGCCAGATAATCCATCCGGTCGGTGTAGGGAATCCACTGCCGAGGAGTCAGGTTCTCGCCGATCTTCTCGGCGCACCGGTGGAGATAGCCCAAGTGGGGCGTCACCTCGGAGACCACCTCCCCGTCGGTCCGCAGCACCAGCCGCAACACGCCATGCGTGCTGGGATGCTGCGGCCCCATGTTGACGAGCATCTCGTCGGTGCGAACGTCAAATTCAATGACCCGCGGGTCGTCGACAAGCGTGGACATGGCGTGTGGTTGGGTGTCCGTGGTCAGTGCTGAGCAGGCGGCAGCTTGGAAAGCCTGTATACGCAGAAAGGTCAAGGAAAGAATCGAGCCATACCGACGACCGACAACTCCCTACCGCCCCCGAATCCCGTGATACTCAACCGGCATTTCGTAGTCCTTTCGCAGCGGGTAGCCGACCCAGTCCTCGGGGCAGAGGATTCGCCGCAGGTTCGGGTGATTGGTGAAGAACACCCCCAGCAGGTCGAACACCTCCCGCTCGTGCCAGTCGGCCGTGCTCCAAATGCTCGCCACCGACGGCGCCTCGGGAAGCTGGCCCGGCACGTCGTCTCGCCACCGCGGCAGCATGACTTTCAGCACCAAGCTGTGCTTATGCTGCATGCTGAACAGGTGATAGACGAGCTCCATGTGCGGCTCGAACTCCGCTTTGGCCGCCTTCTTCGGATCGGTGTGCAGGTAGTCGACCGCCGTCAGATTGCTCAGGTAGTCGAACGCCAAGCTCGGCTCGTCTCGCAAGTACCGGCAGACCTCGGTGATCCCGTCGACCGAGACTTCGATCCACGGATCGACGTTGTCGAAGTTGGCGCCGACGATCATGTCGCCGAATTTCTGCTTCAGTTGATCGACGAAGGCTTGGCCGCTCATGGGGCTCGTTTCAATCGAGTGATTGAGCTGAAGGTTGGCGGGGACAAAAAAACGATTGACGCAGATCAGGTCAGGGGATGAGCCTCGCCGGTCTCGCGGCGAGCGCGGCCCCTAGACCGACAGGATCGAGCCCGCGGGTCGGCCGACGCGCCCCCCCGCTTCGGTCGGATGCATCCGCTCGACGACTTCGCCGCGTTGGCTTTGAACCGACCGCACCCAGTCGAGGTCGCCCCGCTTCCACACGTAGAAGAAGCCGACCATCAGTACGGCGAAGAACACGCCGATGTCGACGATCGTCGAGGCGGCTAACCGGCGGGCGCTGCTCTTGATCGCCGCTTGCGCCACCTCGGCCGGAGTTGCATTGCGGCCGAATTCGCTCAGCACCGTTGCGGCCTCATCGACCGACAGCATCGTCGCGACGGTTTGCTGATCGGGTTCGCCCTTCGCGGCAACCAACTCGGCCCGGCGACGTTCGACGGCCCGTTCCCCAGCGCCCAGTTTCACCGCCAGATCGAGCGTGTCGCCGTACGAGATTGTCGGCGCTTGCGGATTGCGGACGCCCAACTCCTGGTACAGCGTCGCCACGCCAGGAGGCGTGACGCCCGGATCGGCGTCGGCCGTGATCGCCGCCGTGGGGCCGTTGTCGGCTCCCAGTCGCGTCGCCTTGCCGAAGACCGTCGCCCAGGGGAAGAAGAACGCCACTTCCACGTCGAAGATGATGAACAACAGCGCGACCACGTAAAACCGCAGGTCGAATTGCACGAAGCTCGAACCGATCGTTGGTTCGCCGCATTCGTAGATCTCCAGCTTCTCGTCGTTCGGCAGAGCAGGCCGCACGAAGCGACCGACGACCAGATTGGCGAAGAGAAACAACGCCGCCGCGCCGGCGAACAGCGCCAAATACGCGACGATTGCGGTGGGGGTGGCCATGGCGCTGCGATTTCAAGCCGTAAGGCGTGGGGAGCGGTGGAAACTCAGGCGTGCGTTATTGATTCGGCCCGCCGTGGACCGGTTCGACAATGACCTTCGACTGGGCCACCACCGTCGGGTTGAGCGTGGCGCGACCCCAGGCGACGTCCAGCGGCAAGCGCGAATAGTCGACGATGCACCCGTCGCGGCTGTAGCAACTCAGATCGTGCGTCGAACCCATGAAAATGCAATCGACCGGGCACGGCTCGACGCACAGGGCGCAGAACATGCACTTGGTGTAGTCGATCGTGTAGCCGGTGACCTTGAATCCTTTGCTCCCCTCGGCCCGTTCCTTGCCGATGTAGATGCAATCGACCGGGCATGCTTTGGCGCATTGGTCGCACGCGATGCAGGTCGTCAGGTCAAAGCGGTGAAAACCGCGATACCGGGCCGCCACCGGGACTGGCAGTTCGGGATACTCGAAGTGCTCGGTGAACGTCTTGCGATCAGGCCGATAGGTCTTGATCCAAGTCCGCAACGTCACCCACATGCCGTAGGCGACCGTGTAGACGGCCTCGAAGATGTTTCCCAGCCATGGGAAACCGCGTTTCAACCGAGCAATCATGGGGCGAGGGCATCCTTCAGCCCGCTGACGGCGAGGTCGACTGCGGGCGCATACTGCGGGCGGCCAGCGTGGCAAGTCGCGTTTGTCCGGCGCGCAACTTGCCGCTGCATGCACGTGTGAACCGCCGATTATAGGGCCCGCGTAACGACCCGCAACCGGAGCGCCGCCGCCCCCGCGCACGATTTTCGCGACTTTCTCCACGAGCCCGCGTGAGGGTTGGCTGTGTCGGCGAGGAGGGCGCCAACGCGATCGCGCAGCGAGCCGCCAAGACGCCGGAGCGGTTGCTGCGCTGGTCGCCCCGAGCACCGAGCGCGCCCCCCGATCAGCGCGTAGCAGCGTGCCGCAAATACTCCCCTCGTCGTGCTGCAGTGAGGTCGTCTGAACTCCTGGCAGACAACGTCACGGACCCGTCGAATCGCGCAGGCCTGGGGCGCTCGTCGAAGCGGCGGTAACGCCTGAACACAACGGAACTTCCACCTTGCCGGGGCGACTCGAATCCTCTTGGCGCGCCCAGGAGGCGGCCGGGTCCGGCTCTGCCCTCGCAAGTCGTCGTCGCGGCGAGTTCAAAGGGCCGGCGGTTGCCCCCGGCGGCCGCACGTTGCCGCGACAGATTGCGACGTAAAGTGAACAATGGAATCAAGTTACGGAAATGATTGAGCCAGGCGTACACGGCAATTCGGGGACTTCGGGCAAATTTTTACGATCCCACGGGTCCCAGATGCCCCGGATGCCGCGCAGGCGGGTGTTCAGAAAATACCGCCTCGCGTAGCAAAAAAGGGACCGTTTCGCAAGCAACTTTTCTTGACTCCCGGTATCCGCCACGTAGAGTGGAACGAGGGGATTTGTAAGACGCCCCTACCGATCTGTCGGGATCTCCCCCGGGAGGGTTATCCGGCAACCCCCGTCAGATCGCCGTCCGGGTCTCGCAACCGCAACGGAATGAGCCCGGCGCTAACCCGAAGGAATCGTGCGATGTTAGTCCTGTCTCGCAAGAAGAACGAGAGTATTGTCATCAACGATGACATTACGATCGTGGTCGTCGAGATTCGCGGCGACAAGGTCCGCCTCGGGGTCGAGGCTCCGAAGGAAGTCCCCGTCCACCGGAACGAGGTGTACGAGGCGATTCGGCGGAACCAGCCCGTGAATTCCGAACCCCCGACCGCCGAAGCCGGCTCCGCTGAGTAGTTTCGTTTTGCGGCGCTCCGTCGGCGCTTTAGCGGGAATTTGTGCGCGATCGCGCAAGAATACCGATAGATGCAGCTTTCCCCAGCGGCGATGATCGCCGCTGTTTTCTTGCGCTCGCCCCCCGTCGCGGCGAGCTTGGACCGCGAGGTCTCGGATTTTCCGTGGCGCGCGTCCCCGCATCGCGGTTGTTCCTGCAGGGCAGTTTGCGGTCCCGGCGGCCCCTCGCCGCGAATCCTGGGTTGACGATTTCCGCCGCGCCGCGACAATCAGTCGCTCACGCAGAAGTCCGTCGCCCTCTGGCGTTACCGCAGGGGCCCCGTCGTCTAGCGGTCTAGGACTCCGGCCTTTCACGCCGGCAACACGGGTTCGAGTCCCGTCGGGGTCACTTTCATTTCTGCGTTGAGGGAGCCGTCGTTCGTGTCGGTTGCAAGCTCTACTGACATCCCCTACGACGCGGTGCTCGTCGTGTCGTTCGGCGGGCCCGAAGGGCAAGACGACGTTCTGCCGTTTCTGGAAAACGTGCTTCGGGGCAAGAACGTTCCGCGGGAGCGGATGCTCGAGGTGGCCGACCACTATCGCCGTTTCGGCGGGCTCAGCCCAATCAACGAGCAGAATCGGCAGTTGATCGCGGCGCTCGAAGCGGAGCTAGCCTCACACGGCCCGCCGTTGCCGATCTACTGGGGCAATCGCAACTGGCATCCCCTGCTCCCCGACACGCTCCGGCAGATGGCCGACGACGGCGTGAAGAACGCTCTGGCGTTTTTCACCAGCACGTACAGCAGCTACTCGGGTTGCCGACAGTATCGCGAGAACATCGCCGACGCTCAGGCTGCGGTCGGCCCCCGAGCGCCGAGGGTCGCCAAGCTGCGGATGCCTTACAACCATCCGGGGTTCATCGAGACGATGGCCGATCGCCTTCGCGACGCCCTGAGCCGACTGCCGGCCGAGTTGCAGGACGAGGCGTTGGTGATGTTCACCGCCCATAGCATCCCGGTCGGGATGGCGGCCAACTGCAAGTACGAGCTTCAATTGCATGAGTCGTGCCGACTGGTCGCCGAGCGAGCCGACCGCTCGAAGTGGGAGATCGTGTATCAAAGTCGCAGCGGCCCGCCGCAGCAGCCGTGGTTGGAACCCGACGTCTGCGATCGCATTGAACAGTTGCACGCCGAGGACGCGCTCCCCGCGCTGGCGATTGTGCCGATCGGGTTTATCAGCGACCACATGGAGGTCCTCTACGACTTGGACA
The window above is part of the Pirellulales bacterium genome. Proteins encoded here:
- a CDS encoding NADH-quinone oxidoreductase subunit C, whose product is MSGQAFVDQLKQKFGDMIVGANFDNVDPWIEVSVDGITEVCRYLRDEPSLAFDYLSNLTAVDYLHTDPKKAAKAEFEPHMELVYHLFSMQHKHSLVLKVMLPRWRDDVPGQLPEAPSVASIWSTADWHEREVFDLLGVFFTNHPNLRRILCPEDWVGYPLRKDYEMPVEYHGIRGR
- a CDS encoding NADH-quinone oxidoreductase subunit I; amino-acid sequence: MIARLKRGFPWLGNIFEAVYTVAYGMWVTLRTWIKTYRPDRKTFTEHFEYPELPVPVAARYRGFHRFDLTTCIACDQCAKACPVDCIYIGKERAEGSKGFKVTGYTIDYTKCMFCALCVEPCPVDCIFMGSTHDLSCYSRDGCIVDYSRLPLDVAWGRATLNPTVVAQSKVIVEPVHGGPNQ
- a CDS encoding ferrochelatase, whose protein sequence is MPYDAVLVVSFGGPEGQDDVLPFLENVLRGKNVPRERMLEVADHYRRFGGLSPINEQNRQLIAALEAELASHGPPLPIYWGNRNWHPLLPDTLRQMADDGVKNALAFFTSTYSSYSGCRQYRENIADAQAAVGPRAPRVAKLRMPYNHPGFIETMADRLRDALSRLPAELQDEALVMFTAHSIPVGMAANCKYELQLHESCRLVAERADRSKWEIVYQSRSGPPQQPWLEPDVCDRIEQLHAEDALPALAIVPIGFISDHMEVLYDLDTEARDVCQRVGVPMERAATAGTHPRFVRMIREMIVERMTPGAARPACGDLGPSHDVCPVDCCQYVPQRPSAAKAP
- the csrA gene encoding carbon storage regulator CsrA, translated to MLVLSRKKNESIVINDDITIVVVEIRGDKVRLGVEAPKEVPVHRNEVYEAIRRNQPVNSEPPTAEAGSAE